The sequence ACTATCAAAGATTGTTCTAAAAGCCATGGTAATGTTCGCTTAAAAATTGAAAATACGAGTATTGATAGTTCAACAGGTTACTTAAAAAATACCATTAGTGACGATAGGGCAAGCAGTAATATTGCTTTTCAATTATTGTACAATGAAGAAGAAAGACCCATAAATCTCAATGAAAAGAATGAATTTACTGAAGAACTGATTGATGGTGAGGCTGAATTTTATTTTTTAGTTAACTACGTTAAAAAAGATAATATGCCTCCCTCTTCTGGTTATATAAGTTCAAACATTCATTTTAGTATCATGATAAATGACGATATTGTTAATTTTAATGATAATGATTAATGATAAAAAGCACGATAGAAATTTATCATATATCGTGCTTTTTAAAAATAAAATGGCATTAAATATCTAGTTAAAAATTAACTACTTCTTTACCCATTTACCATTAATACCTTTCACAAACTCACCTTCATTAGCTCTTGCGACTAATTTTTCACCCGCGAGCCTAGCAACAGAATCGGGTGTTACTTGGTTAGTTTTGGCAATTTCAGCGTATTTTGCTTTTCTAGCTTGATTGATTTCATCAACAAGCTGTTGAGCTTGTTTATTGTTTGTCTGTACCAGTTCAATATAACCGCTAAAAGTTTCCCCTACTAATCCTTGTGATCTCGCCTCATCAAGTGTTAATGCCATAACATTCATACTCGTTAAAGCCATTATTAGCCCAAAACTTAAGAGATATTTTTTATAATTCATCATTTACCCTTTAAAAAATGGCGCTGTTATTTTTTAAGAGATCTTCCACTTGGCGATCTATTTTTACATTAATCTCATGTTCAATTTTAACATTCATATTAATGTTAATCGGTTTATCCGGTGTGGCCACTTCTAGTCTAATACATCCTGTTAGCACCGAAATTTCCATCACTAAGGACATTAATAAAAATAGTTTTTTTAAAAATAATGGTTTCACTCTGACTCACTCCCTAAATCTGATAAGCTTTTTTCTAACCACTCTTCCAATTGTGAACCAAATCGTAAACTTCGCCATAATTGGAAGACATTTTCTTCGTGCCGATAATTAAAATTAACCTGACGACGTTTATCTTCAAGAGGGTTTGTTCCTTGGATCTCAGCCTCTAAGACTAACTCACCTAAATTGCTTAAATTAACACGAGTCCAAGAACGACTGATTTCTAGATAACGCAACCATGCCATAGCAACGCCTGCTGACATATT comes from Proteus vulgaris and encodes:
- a CDS encoding fimbrial protein, which translates into the protein MKKKQYIIYLIITLLYSSFSFSSPPRRGDHDMILSCDISYIYENINDRLSINGNDFLSYEKGELANIDPHIILITIKDCSKSHGNVRLKIENTSIDSSTGYLKNTISDDRASSNIAFQLLYNEEERPINLNEKNEFTEELIDGEAEFYFLVNYVKKDNMPPSSGYISSNIHFSIMINDDIVNFNDND
- a CDS encoding YdbL family protein, which codes for MNYKKYLLSFGLIMALTSMNVMALTLDEARSQGLVGETFSGYIELVQTNNKQAQQLVDEINQARKAKYAEIAKTNQVTPDSVARLAGEKLVARANEGEFVKGINGKWVKK
- a CDS encoding YnbE family lipoprotein — encoded protein: MKPLFLKKLFLLMSLVMEISVLTGCIRLEVATPDKPININMNVKIEHEINVKIDRQVEDLLKNNSAIF